In Candidatus Binatia bacterium, the genomic window GGTGGTCGGAAGGGTACTCTCGTGGCGATCGCCTCCCGGGATGCCGCGCGAGCGGCAGATTTTGCGGCGAGCGCAGAAATCGAGACCGTTTTTTCGGATTTCCCGGCAATGTTGGCCTCGCCGGAAATCGATGTGGTCGATTTATGCGTGCCGAACCATTTGCACCGAACGATGACGGAAGCGGCGGCTGCGGCAGGAAAACATATTATCTGCACCAAGCCTCTGGCTGCGTATATCGGTCAGGAACTGGCCGAAGACGCTTCGACCGCGGGGCAGCAAAGTCGCAAGAAAATGCTGGCTGTCGCTACCGCGGATGCACAAGCAATGGTTGCCGCAGCGGAGCAGGCCGATGTCCGTCTCTGCTACGCGGAGAACTGGATTTACGCTCCAGCTTTTCAGCGCGCGGCGGCCCTGGCGAAAACCTCCGGAGGACGTTTGCTGGAGATGCGTGGCTGGGAGTCTCATTCCGGCTCGCACTCGCCCTATGCGAAGCAATGGGGACATACGGGAGGAGGCGCCTTGCTTCGGTTGGGGGCCCACCCGATCGGGGCGATGCTGAGGCTCAAATACGATGAGGGACTCGCGCTCGACGGGACGCCGGTAGTACCGGTCTCCGTGCTGGCCGATGTTGCGGATTTGACGCGTACGCGGGGACTGACCGCCGAGCAGACCCGGATCGCTACAGGTTGGGAAGACGTCGAGAACTGGGGATGCTGCATGATCGAATTTTCAGATGGTGCCCGGGGCGTGGCGTATGGCAGTGATAATTGTCTGGGAGGAATGCAGAGCCGCCTCGAGCTCAGCGGCTCGAATTTTCATACCGCGGTTCAGATGAGCCCGAACGACCTTCTGCGCAGCTACACGCCCGACGCGGATGTCTATGGGGATACCTACATCATGGAAAAAGCAGATACCTCTGCAGGTTGGACGACGCCGATGCCCGACGAGATGTGGACCAGCGGGCATGCCTCGATGCTGGAAGCCTTCCTTGACGATATTACAGCAGGCCGTGATCCTCTTGCAGATGGCGCTCTCGGACTCGCGGTCACGGAGGTTGTCTATGCAGCTTATCTTGCTGCGGAGAATGGACAGCGGGTTACCCTTCCGCGATAAACTTGCAGGACCAGCGGGGTGGCGTAACCCCAGAAAATTCAGGAATGAAAAATGGCATTGACAGATAAAGAGAAGAGTTTCATCAAGCAATCGGTCGAAGGCGGGATCCCTTTTTGCGAGCGAACCGGAATCGAGCTGGTCGAATGCGACACGGGTTATGTCAAAATGAGGATGCCCTTTGAGCCGAATATCAATCACGTCGGCATCATGTACGCGGGAGCCTTGTTCACTCTGGCGGAGGTTCCGGGTGGCGCTCTTTTCATGACGGCCTTCGATGCCAAGAAGTATTACCCGATCGTCAAGGATTTGAAGATTCGCTTTCGGCGGCCGGCCAAGACCGCGATTACGGTGGAAGTGACGATGACGCCTGAAGAGGTCTCGGGGATCGAGGCTGAGGCGGAACGAGAGGGGAAGGCCGATTATTCCTGGAACTGCGAATTGAAGGACGATAGCGGGGAAATCGTGGCTCTGACCGAGAATCTCTACCAGTTGCGGCGCTTCGGAACCTGACCGCGTTCCTTCAGGAGTCCTCGCGCAGGCCCAGATCCTTGATCATGCGCGTAAGGCTTGGGCGGTGGAGTCCCAATAGCTCGGCGGCGCGCCTCTGATTGCCATCGCTCTGTTGCAGGGCCGACTCGATCAGAGCTTTTTTGTAGTCGCGCAGGAGGTCCTGCAGGGAGGCTGTGCCCAGAGCGGCGCTTCCTGGCCTCGTCTCGGAGGGGATTGCGCCCGCTTGATCGGCGCCAAGGTTTTCCTGCACCCGAAGCACCGGTCCATCCTCGAGGACGATGGCTCGCTCGACGGTGTTGCGCAGCTCTCGGATATTGCCAGGCCAGTCGTATTCCTTCATGCGGGCGAGCGAATCCGCGTGCACCTCTCGAATCTCTCGACCCAGACGTGTTCCTTCCTCTGCCGCTATATGCTCGATCAGGAGCGGCAGATCCTCGAGGCGCTCGCGCAGAGGCGGCAGTCGCACCGGGACGACCGCGAGACGGTAATATAAATCTTCGCGGAAGCGACCGGCTTGGACTTCTGCGAGAAGGTTGCGGTTGGTTGCGGCAACCACACGGACATCAACCTTGCGGGTCTCGTTGCTGCCGAGCCGCTGGATCTCCCCTTCCTGAATGGCTCGCAGAATTTTCGCCTGCACGGCCAGGGACAAGGTGTCTACGTCATCGAAGAAAATGGTGCCGCCATCGGCGACTTCGAGCCGGCCCTCGCGAGTTTTTTCGGCACCGGTGAAGGCGCCTTTTTCGTGACCGAAGAGTTCCGACTCGAGAAGTTGTTCGGGGAGGGCGGCGCACGGCAATTTGACCAGCACCCGGTCGGCCCGGTCGCTCTCCGTATGGAGCAGCCGAACGGCGAGCTCCTTTCCGGTTCCGGTTTCCCCGATAATCAGCACGGAGCTGCTGGAGCGGGCGGCACGCCGCAATTGGTTCATGGCCTCCAGAAGAGACTGGCTCTTCCCGATGATTTCGGATCCTGCGTTTTCCTCGGCGGTTTGTTCGCGAAGGTAGAGGTTTTCGCGCTCGAGGCGCTCCTGAAGCGCCTTGATTTCATCGAGGCGCTCCGCGTTCTCGAGGGCAACGCCGATCGGTGCCGCGAGGCTCTCGAGCAGAGTCCCGTC contains:
- a CDS encoding Gfo/Idh/MocA family oxidoreductase; this encodes MLRIGLVGSGFLAGIRARCYAQVGGRKGTLVAIASRDAARAADFAASAEIETVFSDFPAMLASPEIDVVDLCVPNHLHRTMTEAAAAAGKHIICTKPLAAYIGQELAEDASTAGQQSRKKMLAVATADAQAMVAAAEQADVRLCYAENWIYAPAFQRAAALAKTSGGRLLEMRGWESHSGSHSPYAKQWGHTGGGALLRLGAHPIGAMLRLKYDEGLALDGTPVVPVSVLADVADLTRTRGLTAEQTRIATGWEDVENWGCCMIEFSDGARGVAYGSDNCLGGMQSRLELSGSNFHTAVQMSPNDLLRSYTPDADVYGDTYIMEKADTSAGWTTPMPDEMWTSGHASMLEAFLDDITAGRDPLADGALGLAVTEVVYAAYLAAENGQRVTLPR
- a CDS encoding PaaI family thioesterase; the protein is MALTDKEKSFIKQSVEGGIPFCERTGIELVECDTGYVKMRMPFEPNINHVGIMYAGALFTLAEVPGGALFMTAFDAKKYYPIVKDLKIRFRRPAKTAITVEVTMTPEEVSGIEAEAEREGKADYSWNCELKDDSGEIVALTENLYQLRRFGT